The Kineothrix sp. MB12-C1 genome includes a window with the following:
- a CDS encoding ABC transporter ATP-binding protein → MNYAIQIDDLKKSYGEHTVLKGLHFHVIKGEIFALLGVNGAGKTTALECIENLRKYDSGKIVVNGRMGIQLQSASLPAHIRPMEAVHLFAKWNKTKIDNSMLTCLGIDKLAKKLYADMSTGQKRRLHLALALISDPDIVFLDEPTAGLDVEGRISLHEQIRKLKMQGKTIILASHDMAEVESLCDRIAILNDGNIVFMGTVAELTAKLGKRYTLHIKTDQGNETFESDNIADTMLTLLESFKKRGIEILDIKIDRGTLEQHFIDIARGNKK, encoded by the coding sequence ATGAATTATGCAATACAAATCGATGATCTAAAAAAAAGTTATGGTGAGCATACCGTATTAAAAGGCTTACATTTCCATGTGATAAAAGGTGAAATTTTCGCATTGCTCGGTGTGAATGGCGCCGGCAAAACTACCGCACTTGAATGCATCGAGAATTTACGCAAATATGACAGCGGTAAAATCGTGGTGAATGGCAGAATGGGTATTCAGTTACAATCGGCATCTCTTCCGGCACATATTAGACCGATGGAAGCTGTACATTTATTTGCAAAATGGAATAAAACAAAAATAGACAATTCTATGCTTACCTGCCTTGGGATTGATAAATTGGCCAAAAAGCTATACGCAGATATGTCAACCGGGCAAAAACGCCGGTTACATCTCGCACTCGCCCTAATCAGCGACCCTGATATTGTGTTCCTTGATGAGCCAACTGCCGGGCTTGATGTAGAAGGCCGAATATCACTCCACGAGCAAATCCGAAAACTAAAAATGCAGGGAAAAACTATTATTTTAGCCAGCCACGATATGGCTGAGGTCGAAAGCTTATGTGACCGCATTGCTATTTTAAATGATGGTAATATTGTTTTCATGGGTACCGTGGCAGAGTTAACCGCTAAGCTCGGCAAACGCTACACACTTCATATCAAGACCGATCAAGGGAATGAAACCTTTGAATCCGATAATATTGCAGATACTATGCTGACTTTACTCGAAAGCTTCAAGAAAAGGGGAATTGAAATATTAGACATCAAAATAGATCGGGGTACATTAGAACAACATTTTATCGATATAGCGAGGGGGAATAAGAAATGA
- a CDS encoding MerR family transcriptional regulator — MEKCKTTEARYMTVGAVAKKMGVTVRTLQYYDKEGLFSPSLESEGGRRLYTDKDVINLYQILSLKHLGFSLDDIKNRLISLDTPDDVAKALTEQATAIREKIEALSESLKAIETLRAEVLQMQAVDFKKYADIITNLQMKNEFYWLIKHFDDNLLDHFRSRFNKDSSLEMMDTFARLQDEAIRLQEDGISPESEQGQNFAEAFWDMIITFTGGDMSMLPKLMEASNYGDSDTEWNQKQAAANKFIEPALGAYFTTLGYNPLEGEST; from the coding sequence ATGGAAAAGTGTAAAACAACAGAAGCAAGATATATGACAGTCGGAGCAGTTGCGAAGAAAATGGGCGTCACCGTCCGCACCTTACAATATTACGATAAGGAAGGCCTTTTTTCACCATCTTTAGAAAGCGAAGGTGGGCGTAGGCTTTATACCGACAAAGATGTTATTAATCTCTATCAGATCCTTTCCCTGAAACATCTGGGCTTTTCATTGGATGATATTAAAAATCGTCTGATTTCTCTTGACACTCCAGACGATGTCGCTAAAGCACTCACAGAGCAAGCTACCGCTATACGGGAAAAGATAGAAGCCTTATCGGAATCGTTAAAAGCAATAGAGACATTACGTGCAGAAGTGTTGCAAATGCAAGCGGTAGATTTTAAGAAATATGCTGACATTATCACAAATCTGCAAATGAAAAATGAGTTCTACTGGCTTATCAAGCATTTCGACGACAACCTTCTCGATCATTTTCGAAGCCGATTCAATAAAGATAGCAGCTTAGAGATGATGGATACTTTCGCACGACTGCAAGATGAAGCAATCCGGCTGCAAGAAGACGGGATATCGCCCGAAAGTGAACAGGGGCAGAACTTTGCCGAGGCTTTCTGGGATATGATCATAACGTTTACAGGCGGGGATATGAGCATGCTGCCTAAACTTATGGAGGCTTCGAACTATGGCGATTCGGATACCGAATGGAATCAAAAGCAAGCTGCTGCTAACAAGTTTATCGAACCAGCCTTAGGTGCCTATTTTACAACCTTAGGTTACAATCCGCTGGAGGGGGAATCAACATGA
- a CDS encoding DUF3788 domain-containing protein: MLKKIPTNEEMSALIGQSLLEVWGKLTDLIESKYDMDCLWNSGGKRWIYEYKYRRGGKTLCTLYAKENVFGFLVIFGKEERAKFEANRNDYSAEVQRVYDESMTYHDGKWMMFELTDISLFPDMEKLLLIKRKPNKK, encoded by the coding sequence ATGCTTAAAAAAATACCAACGAATGAAGAAATGAGTGCTTTAATAGGACAATCATTGTTGGAGGTGTGGGGTAAGTTAACTGATTTAATAGAATCAAAATATGATATGGACTGTCTTTGGAATAGCGGAGGGAAAAGATGGATCTATGAGTATAAATATCGCAGAGGCGGCAAAACCTTATGTACGCTATATGCAAAAGAGAATGTGTTTGGTTTCTTAGTTATCTTCGGAAAAGAAGAGAGGGCTAAGTTTGAAGCGAATAGAAATGATTATTCAGCAGAAGTGCAACGAGTTTATGATGAATCTATGACTTATCATGATGGAAAGTGGATGATGTTCGAATTGACAGATATCTCACTGTTTCCCGATATGGAAAAATTATTATTAATTAAGCGAAAGCCTAATAAAAAATAA
- a CDS encoding flavodoxin, producing the protein MTKALIAYFSRKGENYVNGEIKSLEIGNTEVAAQMIQELTGADMFHIEPVQEYSTDYNVCIEEAKRDKGANIRPEFKNPLADISEYDTVYIGFPNYWGTMPMHVWTFMERYDFSGKTIKPFCTHEGSDIGSSEQDIRNLCPNSKVENALSIHGASVSEAKASIENWV; encoded by the coding sequence ATGACAAAAGCATTGATTGCATACTTTTCAAGGAAGGGTGAAAATTATGTAAATGGGGAGATTAAGAGTCTGGAGATAGGCAATACGGAAGTGGCGGCACAGATGATACAGGAATTAACAGGAGCTGATATGTTCCATATCGAGCCCGTGCAGGAATACAGTACCGACTATAACGTATGTATCGAAGAAGCGAAGAGAGATAAAGGGGCGAATATTCGTCCGGAATTCAAGAATCCTTTGGCAGATATTTCTGAATACGATACGGTCTATATCGGATTCCCTAACTACTGGGGAACGATGCCTATGCATGTGTGGACCTTTATGGAGCGTTATGATTTCTCGGGTAAGACGATCAAACCCTTCTGTACACATGAAGGAAGTGATATCGGGAGCAGTGAGCAGGACATTAGGAATCTATGTCCCAATTCCAAAGTGGAAAATGCATTGTCTATTCATGGTGCGTCCGTGAGTGAGGCGAAAGCTTCAATAGAGAACTGGGTATAA
- a CDS encoding glycoside hydrolase family 32 protein yields MNDPNATIFFEGTHHLFYQYNPTDWHWGNLHWGHATSKDLLHWEHQPIALTPDMENKETDCYSGCSYIHNGKIELFYTSVGKEDHCQHDGSQQWVAVTEDGVRWKQIKDNPVMKIEPEFNGGKKLTEWRDPFVFQWKGKTYALVAGIVDNKYSAVHIYTSEDMRQWTYVNEFFRNNCAKEVMECPNLVVFGDKVLFIHSYWDLRVLHYYVGTINEDCQLEVYNKGDVDYGDFFASQISFDDKGRTYLWGWLREDPRRGLYTDGEWAGVQAIPRVISINEDNELVMQRLPEFENLRREKEAITLENFSGERIFETKSNTAEIKAVIKSDEVFTIRMLASDDGREYTDVVFNPREGTYYAPMEESSLLKEVDKRPILGYFKKSENHEVAIDILLDGSVAEIFVDDNSAMALRIYPSLEGKNMSFLSKNNVEKASIEIYEIEL; encoded by the coding sequence ATGAACGATCCAAATGCAACTATTTTTTTCGAAGGTACACATCATCTATTTTATCAATATAATCCTACAGATTGGCATTGGGGTAATCTTCACTGGGGACATGCGACGAGTAAAGATTTACTCCACTGGGAACATCAGCCCATCGCATTAACACCTGATATGGAGAACAAAGAGACGGATTGTTATTCGGGATGCAGCTATATACATAATGGGAAAATTGAACTTTTTTATACTAGTGTAGGAAAAGAAGATCACTGTCAGCATGATGGTTCTCAGCAATGGGTGGCTGTTACAGAAGATGGAGTCCGGTGGAAGCAGATAAAAGATAACCCGGTAATGAAAATAGAACCGGAATTCAACGGCGGTAAGAAGCTGACAGAGTGGCGCGATCCCTTTGTTTTCCAGTGGAAAGGCAAAACATATGCGCTGGTAGCAGGTATTGTGGACAATAAATATAGTGCAGTGCATATTTACACGTCGGAAGATATGCGGCAGTGGACTTACGTGAATGAGTTTTTTCGTAATAACTGTGCTAAGGAAGTTATGGAGTGTCCCAATTTAGTTGTTTTTGGAGATAAAGTATTATTTATACATTCCTATTGGGACTTACGTGTACTCCACTATTACGTAGGAACGATTAATGAAGATTGCCAGTTGGAAGTATATAATAAAGGAGACGTAGACTACGGAGATTTCTTCGCATCACAGATTTCTTTCGATGATAAAGGCAGAACCTATCTGTGGGGATGGCTGAGAGAAGATCCGCGCAGAGGCTTATATACGGATGGAGAATGGGCAGGCGTTCAGGCGATTCCGCGAGTGATATCGATTAATGAGGATAATGAACTCGTTATGCAGCGTCTTCCTGAATTTGAGAACTTAAGAAGAGAAAAGGAAGCCATTACCTTGGAAAATTTTTCGGGGGAAAGGATATTCGAAACAAAAAGCAATACGGCAGAAATCAAAGCAGTCATAAAAAGTGATGAAGTATTTACGATACGCATGCTTGCATCCGATGATGGAAGGGAATATACTGATGTAGTATTCAATCCGAGAGAAGGCACTTACTATGCGCCCATGGAGGAGAGCAGCCTGCTGAAGGAAGTGGACAAGAGACCGATCCTCGGATACTTTAAGAAGAGTGAGAATCATGAAGTTGCAATTGATATTCTCCTCGATGGTTCGGTGGCAGAGATATTTGTAGATGATAACTCCGCTATGGCACTGCGCATTTATCCTTCGCTGGAAGGGAAGAATATGAGCTTTTTATCGAAAAATAATGTGGAAAAAGCTAGTATTGAAATCTATGAAATCGAGTTATAA
- a CDS encoding FadR/GntR family transcriptional regulator, which yields MEFQKISSPSLRDLFVGQLENMILSGKLHIGEQLPPERHLAEAMQVSRAVVNSGIAELEKKGFLIVKPRVGTFVADYRRTGTLDTLISIMQYNGGRLRNEEIRSILEVRIALDTLAAQQCINRITDDEIQLLLEKTERIKNAASIAAASQAAFEFQHEFAILSQNALIPLIFYSFKAPVLSLWERFCTLYGIPALYQNTYKLWSFIHDRDVEGAIHWIHHSIGESINGSRKIYY from the coding sequence ATGGAATTTCAGAAAATCAGCTCTCCTTCTTTAAGGGATTTATTTGTGGGACAACTGGAAAATATGATTCTATCCGGCAAGCTTCATATCGGGGAACAACTGCCGCCTGAACGTCATCTTGCAGAAGCCATGCAGGTTAGCCGCGCAGTTGTCAATAGCGGTATTGCGGAATTGGAGAAAAAGGGATTCCTTATCGTTAAGCCACGAGTTGGTACTTTTGTAGCGGATTATCGCCGAACCGGTACCTTGGATACCTTGATCTCTATTATGCAATATAACGGGGGAAGATTGCGAAACGAAGAGATTCGCTCGATTCTTGAGGTTAGAATTGCTTTAGATACGCTTGCTGCGCAGCAATGCATCAATCGGATTACCGATGATGAGATACAATTATTGTTAGAAAAGACGGAACGCATTAAAAACGCTGCGTCCATTGCAGCAGCTTCGCAGGCTGCTTTTGAATTCCAGCATGAATTCGCCATTTTATCACAAAATGCTCTGATTCCTTTAATCTTCTACTCTTTCAAAGCTCCGGTACTCTCTCTCTGGGAACGTTTCTGTACTCTATACGGAATACCGGCACTTTACCAGAATACTTATAAGCTCTGGTCCTTCATTCATGATCGGGATGTGGAAGGTGCCATTCATTGGATTCACCATTCCATAGGAGAAAGCATTAACGGCAGCAGAAAAATCTATTATTGA
- a CDS encoding ABC transporter permease has translation MSAFLYGAALQWKLDIRSKSLLITCYVVPLLFFAVMGGIFTSINPEAKNTLIPSMTILGVSTGALIGLPPSLVEIYGSDIKKVYKANGVPMYLGIISTFLSAFIHLFIMCTVIYIVAPIAFNAVPPANLPLYFCSLTFFIAVSLSVGSFLGLALKNQAKLIMISQMIFLPSIMLSGIMFPVDFLPKGFQIASKALPATWGYQLMTDNSFHWENLWPLAAILLVAVILCHLLLKRLQSA, from the coding sequence ATGAGTGCATTTTTGTATGGAGCAGCATTACAATGGAAACTGGATATACGAAGCAAATCGTTGCTGATTACTTGTTATGTAGTTCCTCTTTTGTTCTTTGCCGTAATGGGAGGAATCTTTACATCCATTAACCCAGAAGCGAAAAATACGCTAATACCATCTATGACAATACTGGGCGTATCGACCGGTGCGTTAATCGGCCTGCCGCCTTCTCTTGTGGAAATATACGGAAGTGATATAAAGAAAGTATACAAGGCTAACGGAGTACCTATGTACCTCGGCATAATTTCAACATTTTTATCAGCTTTTATCCATCTATTCATTATGTGTACAGTAATATATATCGTTGCACCTATCGCTTTTAACGCAGTACCGCCGGCAAACTTACCGTTATATTTCTGTTCACTCACCTTTTTTATCGCAGTATCCTTAAGTGTGGGAAGTTTTCTCGGGCTGGCATTAAAAAATCAGGCAAAACTTATCATGATTTCACAGATGATATTTCTACCCTCCATTATGCTGTCAGGAATTATGTTCCCCGTAGATTTCCTTCCCAAGGGATTTCAAATTGCAAGCAAAGCACTCCCCGCGACTTGGGGATATCAATTGATGACAGACAATAGCTTTCATTGGGAAAACCTATGGCCTCTGGCTGCTATCCTTCTGGTCGCGGTCATACTGTGCCATCTTTTATTGAAGAGACTTCAATCAGCCTAA
- a CDS encoding aldo/keto reductase, with product MKKLGFGCMRLPMIQGKEELEVDYEQFNQMIDAFFEAGFCYFDTAHGYIGGQSETAIRDCLVKRYPRESYILTDKLTSNFFEKEEDIIPFFEKQLERTGVEYFDYYLMHAMNAEYYQKYIECRAFETVKQLKEEGRIKHIGMSFHDSAEVLDKILSEQPDIEVVQIQFNYADYDDPGIQSRLCYEVCEKHNKPVIIMEPVKGGGLVNLPKSAQLLFDGQGTGASYASYAIRYTASFDKVFMVLSGMSTIEQMEDNISYMKDFVPFTEEEFRLIEGVRGILKEQDIIPCTACQYCVDGCPVKIAIPDLFACYNAKKQYNDWNSDVYYNVHTKDRGAALACIKCGKCEKICPQHIQIRDYLEAVGEMFEKIS from the coding sequence ATGAAGAAACTGGGCTTTGGCTGTATGAGACTTCCTATGATACAAGGTAAAGAGGAACTGGAAGTTGATTACGAGCAGTTTAATCAAATGATCGATGCTTTTTTTGAAGCGGGCTTTTGTTATTTTGATACCGCTCATGGATATATCGGAGGCCAGAGTGAGACGGCTATTAGGGATTGTCTTGTGAAACGGTACCCGAGAGAGTCTTATATTCTTACCGATAAACTCACCTCCAACTTTTTCGAAAAGGAAGAAGATATTATCCCATTTTTTGAAAAGCAGTTGGAACGAACGGGAGTGGAGTATTTCGATTATTATCTGATGCATGCTATGAATGCGGAATACTACCAGAAATATATTGAATGCCGTGCGTTTGAAACCGTAAAGCAGCTTAAGGAAGAAGGTAGAATTAAACATATCGGCATGTCCTTTCATGATAGTGCGGAGGTACTTGATAAAATATTAAGTGAACAGCCGGATATTGAAGTAGTGCAGATACAATTTAATTATGCAGACTATGATGATCCCGGTATTCAGAGCCGCCTTTGCTATGAGGTGTGCGAGAAGCATAATAAACCTGTCATTATAATGGAGCCGGTTAAGGGCGGAGGACTTGTGAACCTGCCTAAATCAGCGCAGCTTCTTTTCGATGGACAAGGGACCGGTGCAAGTTATGCCAGCTACGCGATTCGTTATACAGCTTCCTTCGATAAGGTTTTCATGGTGCTTAGCGGAATGAGTACGATAGAGCAGATGGAAGATAACATAAGTTATATGAAGGACTTTGTTCCCTTTACAGAGGAAGAATTCCGTTTAATAGAAGGTGTCAGAGGAATTTTGAAAGAACAGGATATTATTCCGTGTACAGCTTGCCAATATTGTGTAGACGGCTGTCCGGTGAAAATAGCGATTCCTGATCTATTCGCGTGCTATAATGCCAAAAAGCAGTACAATGATTGGAATAGCGACGTTTATTATAACGTACATACGAAGGATAGAGGCGCTGCTCTCGCTTGCATCAAATGCGGAAAGTGTGAGAAAATCTGCCCACAGCACATACAGATTAGAGATTATTTAGAAGCGGTTGGAGAAATGTTTGAAAAGATAAGTTAA
- a CDS encoding DUF5692 family protein codes for MFTFNYEAGATGLSSWLMWLAIFVALFALNEVSRRYKVLGIVCFVVLPAVLSVLWFTVLADTTYTDWFHLAKVYSATAGCIGFWCIRHLHGTNKKTGKEWRLSDNKIALCFPPLILAINIAEAVARDLEVGMNYVGGAMLVDDAQYVIGGPWNYMNAIAGILNIITITGWLGIKIRKETAKDKSRDMIWPDMLWFWIIAYDLWNFAYTYNCLPGHAWYCGFALLLAPTLCAFTVGKGAWLQHRAQTLALWCMFAQTFPTFQDVGKFSVSSTYNTTIYFIVSFLALAVNVVVAVYMIYKVKATKRNPYKSELYTDLAKYKEIRALAE; via the coding sequence ATGTTTACGTTTAATTATGAGGCAGGGGCAACGGGACTTTCTTCGTGGCTTATGTGGCTGGCAATTTTTGTAGCCTTATTTGCACTGAATGAGGTGTCAAGAAGGTATAAGGTATTGGGAATCGTGTGCTTTGTCGTATTACCCGCTGTTTTATCGGTTCTATGGTTTACTGTTTTAGCGGACACGACTTATACGGACTGGTTCCATCTGGCAAAGGTATATTCGGCTACTGCGGGATGTATTGGTTTCTGGTGCATTCGTCATCTTCATGGAACGAACAAGAAGACAGGAAAAGAGTGGAGACTTTCCGATAATAAGATCGCATTATGTTTCCCGCCTTTGATACTTGCCATTAATATTGCCGAGGCGGTAGCCCGCGATTTGGAAGTTGGAATGAATTATGTAGGCGGTGCCATGCTTGTGGATGATGCACAGTATGTAATTGGTGGTCCTTGGAACTACATGAATGCGATTGCAGGTATTTTGAATATCATAACGATTACCGGATGGCTTGGAATCAAAATAAGAAAAGAGACAGCGAAAGATAAGAGCCGCGATATGATTTGGCCGGATATGCTCTGGTTCTGGATTATTGCATATGACCTTTGGAACTTCGCATATACATATAATTGTCTTCCGGGGCATGCATGGTACTGTGGATTTGCATTATTGTTAGCTCCTACGCTCTGTGCATTTACGGTAGGAAAAGGCGCATGGCTGCAGCATCGTGCACAGACACTGGCTCTTTGGTGTATGTTCGCGCAGACATTCCCGACATTTCAGGATGTGGGTAAATTCTCCGTTTCTTCCACCTATAATACGACCATCTACTTCATCGTAAGCTTCCTTGCGTTGGCAGTTAACGTTGTGGTAGCAGTTTATATGATTTATAAAGTGAAAGCAACGAAACGCAATCCGTATAAATCAGAATTATATACAGACCTTGCAAAATATAAAGAAATAAGAGCTTTAGCGGAATAA
- a CDS encoding carbohydrate ABC transporter permease, whose amino-acid sequence MYWFSKRYTKIGMIAPTMLLYLTYVIIPVLIAFYYSFTNFTGIGKPQFVGLQNFWTLFHDKIFYIALKNTVIVLTMTVLMVVPGSFFLALLLDRNFKANKLAKALNFSPNIISPILVGLIWVFILDPKMGLINAALRGMGFDYFQPEWIGGQVLTPYAVAFVFTWQTIGYNATIFLAGLKMVPHELYEASEIDGADKVQRLVYITLPMIKQTFVIIMLLVITGCFKIFETVYQLTNGGPNHVSDLLVTYMYFSTFNSSRFGYGMSIAVVTFLLTAIFAVIYIKVTKEQIGRES is encoded by the coding sequence ATGTATTGGTTTAGTAAACGATATACGAAAATAGGGATGATAGCACCAACTATGTTACTTTATTTAACTTACGTCATCATACCGGTTCTGATTGCGTTTTATTATAGCTTTACTAATTTCACAGGAATCGGGAAACCTCAATTTGTCGGATTACAGAATTTTTGGACCTTGTTCCATGACAAAATATTCTACATTGCCTTAAAAAATACTGTAATTGTACTTACCATGACTGTTTTAATGGTGGTACCGGGCTCTTTCTTTTTGGCATTGCTGTTAGATAGAAATTTTAAGGCCAATAAGCTGGCGAAAGCGTTGAACTTTTCGCCGAATATTATTTCGCCTATCTTGGTGGGGTTGATATGGGTATTTATTTTGGACCCGAAGATGGGGCTGATCAATGCGGCACTCAGAGGAATGGGGTTCGATTATTTCCAGCCTGAATGGATAGGAGGGCAAGTGCTTACCCCTTATGCGGTAGCATTTGTGTTTACATGGCAGACAATTGGATATAACGCTACGATCTTCCTGGCGGGACTGAAGATGGTTCCTCATGAGTTGTATGAGGCCAGTGAGATTGATGGAGCTGACAAGGTACAGAGATTAGTATATATAACGCTTCCGATGATTAAACAAACCTTTGTCATTATTATGCTCTTAGTGATCACAGGCTGCTTCAAGATCTTCGAAACGGTATACCAGTTGACAAATGGCGGTCCGAACCATGTTTCAGACTTGTTGGTGACATATATGTATTTCTCAACATTCAATTCTTCAAGATTTGGGTATGGTATGAGTATAGCAGTAGTTACATTTTTACTTACAGCAATTTTTGCCGTTATTTATATTAAGGTAACAAAAGAGCAGATTGGACGGGAGAGTTGA
- the aroE gene encoding shikimate dehydrogenase, translating into MSKCYRSELVGAFGCPIDENPTGVMEEAAFREKNLDYRYLTVKVNPGDLQAAMEGMKAFQMKGINLTIPHKVEVLKYLDELSPAAEIIGAVNTVINREGRLYGENTDGKGFIQSLEEEGISPSGKRVTVIGAGGAARAIAVECALAGAVKVTIINREEERGKELVDLLKNKTRAEAQFIPFLSGVDIAQETDILVNATSIGLYPDCDQKPDINYDTITSRMAVADVIFNDPNTQFLAEAKKRGAKVINGLGMLVNQGALNFEMWTGVKAPVDVMKRVLKEEFNLLG; encoded by the coding sequence ATGTCAAAATGTTATCGTTCGGAATTAGTCGGAGCTTTCGGGTGTCCCATTGATGAAAATCCTACGGGAGTAATGGAAGAGGCGGCGTTTCGTGAAAAAAATTTGGATTACAGATATTTAACGGTAAAAGTAAATCCCGGCGATTTACAGGCGGCGATGGAAGGTATGAAAGCCTTTCAGATGAAAGGAATTAATCTGACCATTCCGCATAAGGTGGAAGTGCTTAAGTATCTCGATGAGCTTTCTCCGGCAGCAGAAATTATAGGGGCAGTCAATACGGTAATTAACCGGGAAGGAAGACTGTATGGAGAGAACACGGATGGAAAAGGATTTATCCAATCGCTGGAGGAAGAAGGCATCTCTCCTTCTGGAAAAAGGGTGACGGTAATAGGTGCAGGAGGTGCGGCAAGGGCAATCGCAGTGGAATGTGCGCTTGCAGGAGCTGTGAAGGTCACTATTATTAACAGAGAAGAGGAAAGAGGGAAAGAACTGGTTGATTTACTGAAAAATAAGACCCGTGCAGAAGCGCAATTTATCCCGTTTCTATCTGGTGTAGATATTGCACAGGAGACTGATATTCTGGTAAATGCTACTTCTATAGGATTGTATCCTGATTGTGATCAGAAACCGGATATTAATTATGATACGATAACGAGCAGGATGGCAGTAGCAGACGTTATATTCAATGATCCTAATACGCAGTTCTTGGCAGAAGCTAAGAAGCGTGGTGCAAAGGTGATTAATGGATTAGGGATGCTGGTAAATCAAGGCGCTCTCAATTTCGAGATGTGGACCGGTGTGAAAGCGCCTGTGGATGTGATGAAACGAGTATTAAAGGAAGAATTTAATTTATTAGGCTGA
- a CDS encoding carbohydrate ABC transporter permease — MEKMGNRILTILTWIFTIIITIPFIWMFFLSFKMDAEIMGNPFALPQSLNFANYEHALNILPLGSMYKNTIIIVVFTQMICLLVTFMSSFALTRLMFKSKKLQNGIYLFILFGLMIPTYILLFPIYRINIVFGLVGTYISVILPLAASSISFNTLLFVGFLKGFPSEVEEAAVIDGCSLWQLCTRITVPLIKPIIATVTVFNVLYVWNEFPLEVTLIQNPAMRTISMGVSMFRGKYAVDYGGLIAGTLLILIPQLVFYGFFQKYIVGGLTAGAVKG; from the coding sequence ATGGAAAAGATGGGAAATAGAATTTTAACTATTCTAACATGGATTTTTACAATTATTATAACAATTCCTTTTATATGGATGTTCTTTTTATCCTTTAAAATGGATGCGGAGATTATGGGAAATCCTTTCGCCCTGCCGCAGTCGCTTAACTTCGCCAATTACGAGCATGCTCTTAATATTTTACCATTAGGGAGCATGTACAAGAATACAATTATCATCGTTGTATTTACGCAGATGATTTGCTTGCTCGTAACGTTTATGAGTTCTTTTGCATTAACAAGATTAATGTTTAAGTCAAAAAAATTACAAAATGGGATATATCTGTTCATTTTATTCGGACTGATGATTCCTACATATATTCTATTGTTTCCGATTTACAGAATCAACATTGTGTTCGGTTTGGTAGGAACCTATATATCGGTTATACTGCCCTTGGCAGCCTCGTCGATTTCCTTTAATACGTTATTATTTGTAGGTTTTTTAAAGGGTTTTCCCTCGGAGGTGGAAGAAGCGGCAGTCATCGATGGATGTTCCCTGTGGCAGCTTTGCACGAGGATAACGGTTCCTCTTATAAAGCCGATCATTGCCACGGTAACTGTATTCAATGTTCTGTATGTCTGGAATGAATTTCCGCTGGAGGTGACGTTAATACAAAATCCTGCGATGCGGACAATTTCTATGGGTGTATCCATGTTCCGCGGAAAATATGCGGTGGACTACGGCGGCTTGATTGCCGGAACCCTTCTTATATTAATACCGCAGCTTGTTTTCTACGGATTTTTCCAAAAATATATTGTGGGTGGATTGACGGCAGGAGCGGTAAAAGGATAA